In one window of Nocardioides panacisoli DNA:
- a CDS encoding FAD-dependent monooxygenase, with translation MHDVIIAGGGPTGTMLASELRLHDIDVLLLERDTEPMRMVRSLGLHMRSIEIMAMRGLLDRFLEHGQTYPLGGTFAGISKPLPQPLESRHAHILGIPQPTTDRLLAERAVELGAELRRGAEVVALNQDDDGVTVELADGRCERAAYVVGCDGGRSTVRRLLGIDFTGDPPRQEWLLVEAELEATEEDIADAMAAGRPLGLMFGPSPHEAGVHRFVMTTDAPVEDRSVAPTFEEFVARLRATVGGDLGVHSPRSVSRFGDGTRLAERYRDGRVLLAGDAAHVHAPIGGQGLNLGIADAVNLGWKLAATLHGSAPAGLLDTYEAERRPAADDVLAATRAQSELVWPNGDVLAVRRLLADLMDIDEVNLRLTEMTTGTGVRYDCGDGHALLGKRMPDLELEDGWLYDRMHRGRGLLVDPVGLGVGAWAARVEVVPVSTSSTNGGVGQVVSTGSTNGVSILVRPDGHVAWVGDDRAGLEASLECWFGPA, from the coding sequence ATGCACGACGTGATCATCGCCGGAGGCGGACCGACCGGCACGATGCTCGCCAGCGAGCTGCGGCTGCACGACATCGACGTACTCCTCCTGGAGCGCGACACCGAGCCGATGCGGATGGTGCGCTCGCTCGGGCTGCACATGCGCAGTATCGAGATCATGGCGATGCGGGGACTGCTCGACCGGTTCCTCGAGCACGGGCAGACCTACCCGCTCGGGGGCACGTTCGCCGGCATCAGCAAGCCGCTCCCCCAGCCGCTGGAGTCGCGGCACGCGCACATCCTCGGGATCCCGCAGCCCACCACCGACCGGCTCCTCGCCGAACGCGCCGTCGAGCTCGGCGCCGAGCTCCGCCGCGGGGCCGAGGTCGTCGCGCTCAACCAGGACGACGACGGCGTCACCGTCGAACTCGCCGACGGCAGGTGCGAGCGGGCGGCGTACGTCGTCGGGTGCGACGGCGGACGCAGCACCGTCCGCCGGCTCCTCGGCATCGACTTCACCGGCGATCCGCCACGGCAGGAATGGCTGCTCGTCGAGGCCGAGCTCGAGGCCACCGAGGAGGACATCGCCGACGCGATGGCCGCGGGACGACCCCTCGGGCTCATGTTCGGGCCCTCGCCCCACGAGGCCGGCGTCCACCGGTTCGTGATGACCACCGACGCCCCCGTCGAGGACCGCAGCGTCGCGCCGACGTTCGAGGAGTTCGTCGCACGCCTCCGCGCGACCGTCGGCGGCGACCTCGGGGTCCACTCCCCCCGCTCGGTGTCCCGGTTCGGCGACGGCACCCGGCTCGCCGAGCGCTACCGCGACGGCCGCGTGCTGCTCGCCGGCGACGCCGCCCACGTCCACGCCCCCATCGGCGGACAGGGCCTCAACCTCGGCATCGCCGACGCCGTCAACCTCGGCTGGAAGCTCGCCGCCACCCTCCACGGCAGCGCGCCCGCCGGACTGCTCGACACCTACGAGGCCGAACGCCGCCCCGCCGCCGACGACGTCCTCGCCGCCACCCGCGCCCAGAGCGAGCTCGTCTGGCCCAACGGCGACGTCTTGGCCGTACGCCGCCTGCTGGCGGACCTCATGGACATCGACGAGGTCAACCTCCGCCTCACCGAGATGACCACCGGCACCGGGGTCCGCTACGACTGCGGCGACGGGCACGCGTTGCTCGGGAAGCGGATGCCGGACCTGGAACTCGAGGACGGCTGGCTCTACGACCGAATGCACCGTGGGCGGGGGTTGCTCGTCGATCCGGTCGGGCTCGGGGTGGGGGCGTGGGCGGCTCGGGTCGAGGTGGTCCCGGTCTCGACAAGCTCGACCAACGGCGGGGTGGGCCAGGTGGTCTCGACAGGCTCGACCAACGGTGTATCGATCCTGGTGCGGCCGGACGGGCACGTGGCGTGGGTCGGGGACGACCGGGCCGGGCTCGAGGCCAGCCTGGAGTGCTGGTTCGGCCCGGCCTGA
- a CDS encoding DUF6069 family protein produces MTTTYPTSTAPVTETRRPVWRAGLAVSAAAAAIITVLAAAASAAGVSFAGETGESIPLLGFTQLTFVFSLVGVGLAAVLARRARRPRSTFVRTTVALTVLSCVPDVMVGFDALSAVTLMALHVVAAAIVIPVLAGRLATTR; encoded by the coding sequence ATGACCACGACGTACCCCACCTCCACCGCACCCGTCACCGAGACCCGCCGACCCGTCTGGCGCGCCGGACTGGCGGTGTCAGCCGCAGCCGCGGCGATCATCACCGTCCTGGCGGCCGCTGCGTCCGCCGCGGGCGTGAGCTTCGCCGGCGAGACCGGCGAGAGCATCCCGCTGCTGGGCTTCACCCAGCTCACCTTCGTCTTCTCGCTGGTCGGCGTCGGACTGGCGGCCGTACTGGCGCGGCGCGCCCGTCGCCCCCGCTCGACCTTCGTCCGCACGACGGTCGCGCTGACCGTGCTGTCGTGCGTCCCGGACGTGATGGTCGGCTTCGACGCCCTGAGCGCGGTGACCCTGATGGCGCTCCACGTGGTCGCCGCCGCGATCGTCATCCCAGTCCTCGCCGGGCGGCTGGCGACGACCCGCTGA
- a CDS encoding LysR family transcriptional regulator: MATPVSPVSPDQLLVLLEVARTGRYTTAAHRLGINHTTVARNVRALERALGDKLLVRGADGWELTALGERAARAAESVSDAMAGLGEDGDADPVAGVVRLTTTDGFAAYVASPAIAALREEHPDLSAELVTVTRRAASHRSGTDIEVVVGEPQVERARAFRLGEYELGMYAARDYLARHGTPSSVSELAGHGLVYFVDSMLQVDDLDAPRRLLPGIRDSLTSTNVFVHVEATRAGAGVGFLPAFCADRHPDLVRLLPEQLRERLPYWAVVRPEAWRRPAVVAVLEALRAQVARSRPMLVPTE; the protein is encoded by the coding sequence ATGGCCACGCCCGTCTCGCCGGTGTCCCCGGACCAGTTGCTGGTGCTGCTGGAGGTCGCCCGGACGGGGCGCTACACGACGGCGGCGCACCGGCTGGGGATCAACCACACGACGGTGGCGCGCAACGTGCGCGCGCTGGAGCGGGCGCTGGGCGACAAATTGCTGGTGCGGGGCGCGGACGGCTGGGAGCTGACCGCGCTGGGGGAGCGGGCCGCCCGAGCGGCGGAGTCGGTGTCGGACGCGATGGCGGGCCTGGGCGAGGACGGCGACGCGGACCCGGTCGCGGGCGTGGTGCGGCTGACGACGACGGATGGCTTCGCGGCGTACGTCGCCTCGCCGGCGATCGCGGCGCTGCGCGAGGAGCACCCGGACCTGTCGGCGGAGCTGGTGACGGTGACGCGGCGGGCGGCCTCGCACCGGTCGGGCACCGACATCGAGGTGGTGGTGGGGGAGCCGCAGGTGGAGCGGGCGCGGGCGTTCCGGCTGGGGGAGTACGAGCTGGGGATGTACGCCGCCCGCGACTACCTGGCGCGTCACGGCACTCCGTCGTCGGTCTCCGAACTGGCCGGCCACGGGCTGGTGTACTTCGTCGACTCGATGCTGCAGGTCGACGACCTGGACGCGCCACGGCGGCTGCTGCCCGGCATCCGTGATTCGCTGACCTCGACGAACGTCTTCGTCCACGTCGAGGCGACCCGCGCCGGCGCGGGCGTGGGCTTCCTTCCGGCGTTCTGCGCCGACCGCCATCCGGACCTGGTCCGCCTGCTGCCCGAGCAGCTCCGCGAGCGTCTGCCCTACTGGGCCGTCGTCCGCCCCGAGGCCTGGCGCCGCCCCGCCGTCGTCGCCGTCCTCGAGGCCCTCCGCGCCCAGGTCGCCCGCTCCCGCCCGATGCTCGTCCCCACCGAGTAG
- a CDS encoding MFS transporter — MSTAPSPTPSGAEDASLLRRTVSASMAGTVVEWYDFFLYATAAALVFNKVLMPPSDNEYDAIIAAFVTYAVGFLARPLGGIVFGHIGDKLGRKHTLQVTIMMVGIATVLMGCLPTYDSIGIAAPIMLVVLRFIQGLALGGEWGGAVLLVSEHSPNHSRATWAAWPQAAVPVGNLLATAVLWIMSTTLSDAEFLSWGWRIAFLLSAVVVVVGYWIRTTITDAPIFEEAKADLEEGKASSYGVIDVVRRYPRGVLTGMGLRFGENIMYYLVVSFSIVYLGTGLGMDTSDILGVIAIAHAFHFFVILWVGRMADKFGRRPVYLAGALLGGTWGLWAFPAFGTESTTVALLVIMVGLGFHALMYAGQPAIMSEMFPTRMRYSGVSISYQVTSIVAGSLAPVLATTWLRNTGSWWPTAIYLLVACSITTAAVLSLRETRGISLREVDAQDREHHTAVAR, encoded by the coding sequence ATGAGCACGGCCCCATCCCCCACCCCGTCGGGCGCGGAGGACGCCTCGCTGCTCCGGCGTACCGTCTCGGCCTCCATGGCCGGCACCGTCGTGGAGTGGTACGACTTCTTCCTCTACGCCACCGCGGCCGCCCTGGTCTTCAACAAGGTGCTCATGCCGCCCAGCGACAACGAGTACGACGCCATCATCGCCGCGTTCGTCACCTACGCCGTCGGCTTCCTCGCCCGCCCCCTGGGTGGCATCGTCTTCGGCCACATCGGCGACAAGCTCGGCCGCAAGCACACGCTGCAGGTCACGATCATGATGGTCGGCATCGCCACGGTCCTGATGGGCTGCCTGCCGACGTACGACTCCATCGGCATCGCCGCGCCGATCATGCTGGTCGTGCTCCGCTTCATCCAGGGCCTCGCCCTGGGTGGTGAGTGGGGCGGCGCCGTGCTGCTCGTCTCCGAGCACTCCCCCAACCACAGCCGCGCCACCTGGGCCGCCTGGCCACAGGCCGCCGTCCCGGTCGGCAACCTGCTCGCGACCGCCGTGCTGTGGATCATGTCCACCACGCTCTCCGACGCCGAGTTCCTCAGCTGGGGCTGGCGCATCGCGTTCCTGCTGTCCGCGGTCGTCGTGGTCGTGGGCTACTGGATCCGCACCACCATCACCGACGCCCCGATCTTCGAGGAGGCCAAGGCCGACCTCGAGGAGGGCAAGGCCTCCAGCTACGGCGTCATCGACGTCGTCCGGCGCTACCCCCGCGGCGTGCTGACCGGCATGGGGCTGCGCTTCGGCGAGAACATCATGTACTACCTCGTCGTCAGCTTCTCCATCGTCTACCTCGGCACCGGCCTGGGCATGGACACCTCCGACATCCTCGGCGTCATCGCCATCGCCCACGCGTTCCACTTCTTCGTGATCCTGTGGGTCGGGCGCATGGCCGACAAGTTCGGCCGCCGCCCCGTCTACCTCGCCGGCGCCCTCCTGGGCGGCACTTGGGGCCTGTGGGCCTTCCCTGCCTTCGGCACGGAGAGCACCACCGTCGCGCTGCTGGTGATCATGGTCGGCCTCGGCTTCCACGCCCTGATGTACGCCGGGCAGCCGGCCATCATGTCGGAGATGTTCCCGACCCGGATGCGCTACTCCGGCGTCTCCATCAGCTACCAGGTGACCTCGATCGTCGCCGGGTCGCTGGCGCCGGTGCTCGCCACCACCTGGCTGCGCAACACCGGCTCCTGGTGGCCGACCGCGATCTACCTGCTGGTCGCCTGCAGCATCACCACCGCGGCGGTGCTCAGCCTCCGTGAGACGCGCGGCATCTCGCTGCGTGAGGTCGACGCCCAGGACCGCGAGCACCACACGGCGGTCGCCCGATGA
- a CDS encoding SDR family NAD(P)-dependent oxidoreductase, producing the protein MTEPTLAGRRALVTGAASGIGAACARELADRGAHVTLADVDPDPTKRLADELGGEAWVVDLADTHALDDLTLEVDVLVNNAGVQRVNPVESFVPDDFRFIHRLMVEAPFLLMRAALPHMYAGGWGRIVNLSSVHGLVASPYKSAYVSAKHALEGLSKTVALESGDRGVTSVCINPGYVRTPLVEAQVADQARAHGLAEEDVVADVLLAPAAIKRLVEPDEVASLVGWVTGPDGSMVTGSSWTMDGGWSAR; encoded by the coding sequence ATGACCGAACCCACCCTGGCCGGACGCCGCGCCCTCGTCACGGGGGCGGCGTCCGGCATCGGGGCCGCCTGTGCCCGCGAGCTCGCCGACCGGGGCGCCCACGTCACCCTCGCCGACGTCGACCCCGACCCCACCAAGCGCCTCGCCGACGAGCTCGGCGGCGAGGCCTGGGTCGTGGACCTCGCCGACACCCACGCACTGGACGACCTCACCCTCGAGGTCGACGTGCTGGTCAACAACGCCGGCGTCCAGCGGGTCAACCCTGTCGAGTCCTTCGTGCCCGACGACTTCCGCTTCATCCACCGGCTCATGGTGGAGGCGCCGTTCCTGCTGATGCGGGCCGCGCTGCCGCACATGTACGCCGGCGGCTGGGGCCGGATCGTCAACCTCTCCTCGGTGCACGGACTCGTCGCGTCGCCGTACAAGAGCGCCTACGTCTCGGCCAAGCACGCTCTGGAGGGGCTGTCGAAGACCGTCGCGCTGGAGTCCGGCGACCGCGGCGTCACGAGCGTGTGCATCAACCCGGGCTACGTGCGGACACCGCTGGTCGAGGCCCAGGTCGCCGACCAGGCCCGCGCCCACGGACTGGCCGAGGAGGACGTCGTCGCCGACGTGCTGCTCGCACCGGCCGCGATCAAGCGGCTCGTCGAGCCCGACGAGGTAGCCTCGCTGGTCGGGTGGGTCACCGGTCCCGACGGGAGCATGGTCACCGGGAGCTCCTGGACCATGGACGGGGGCTGGAGCGCCCGGTAG